CCCTCGGGCGCTTCGATCTGAACATCGAGCACAGTCAGCTGAACCTGGCGGATTACCAGGCGTTTCTGGCGAAAGAAGCCGAGACCATTGCCGCGTTTCGTGATCAGCAGAAAGGTGCGTTCAACGCCGAGCGCGAGCGCTGGATTGCCAGTGGCCAGGCGCATTTCGACAGTGAAGAACGGGTACCCGAAGCGAGTGAGGACACACCGTTGGTCAGCGGTCAACAGAGCGTCGACAGCCATATCGCCGGCAACCTCTGGCAGGTTCAGGTCGAGGCCGGCAGCCGGGTCGAGGCCGGTGATGTGCTGGTGATTCTGGAGTCGATGAAGATGGAAATCCCGCTGCTCGCGCCGATGGCCGGCGTGGTCCGGGAGATCCGCGTGCAGCCGGGCTCGGCGGTGCGCGCCGGACAGCGCGTCGTGGTGCTGGAACTCGACTGAACCTATTTTGAAAAGGACGAACACCATGAACATCGATTTGCAACTCGACGCCCTGCGCAACGCTTACCGCGACGGCAGCACCACGCCACGGCAACTGCTTTTGAGCCTGCGCGATAAAGCCGCGGCGCTGAACCCGGACTATCACCTGTTCATCCATTTGCTCAGTGTCGAAGAACTGGAACCGTACCTCGCCGCCCTCGACGGCCGCGACCTCGACAGCCTGCCGCTGTACGGCGTGCCGTTCGCGATCAAGGACAACATCGACCTGGCGGGCATACCGACCACGGCGGCGTGCCCGGCGTATGCCTATGTGCCGGAGCGTTCGGCGACCATCGTCGAGCAATTACTGGCGCTGGGGGCGATTCCGTTGGGCAAGACCAACCTCGACCAATTCGCTACTGGCCTCAACGGCAGTCGCTCGCCGTACGGCGTGTGCCCAAACAGCGTGCTGCCGGAGTATCCGTCGGGCGGTTCCAGCGCCGGGTCGTCACTGGCGGTTGCCCTCGGCGTGGCGAGTTTTTCGCTAGGCACCGACACCGCCGGCTCCGGCCGAGTGCCGGCGGCGTTGAACAACCTGGTGGGAATGAAAGCCAGCAAAGGCTTGATCTCCACAGCGGGCGTAGTACCGGCCTGTCGCACGCTGGACTGCGTCACCACCTTTACCGCGACCGCCCGTGAGGCCAGTCAGTTGCTGGCGCTCACCGCGCACCTCGACCCACGGGACGCTTACAGCCGCAGCAACCCGTTGTGGAATGACGGCTCGGCGTTCGGTGTGCCGCGCCCGTTCCGTTTTGGTGTACCGCGTGCGCAAGACCTGGAGTTTTTCGGCTGCGCTGAAGGCCCATTGTTGTTCACGGATGCCATCGACCAACTCAAGGCCTTGGGCGGTGAAGCGGTGGAGCTGGATCTGTCACCGTTCCTGGAAGCGGCGCGCTTGTTGTACGAAGGCCCGTGGGTCGCCGAGCGCTACAGTGTCGCCGGTGAGTTGATGGAGAAAAACCCGGAAGCCGTATTGCCGGTGATCCGCGCCGTGCTGGCCAAAGCCCCGGCTGTCAACGGCGTGCAGACCTTCCGTGCCCAATATCGACTGCAAGCGCTGAAAGCCTTGTGTGACCAGGCGCTGCAAGATCTTGATTGCGTGGTCACGCCCACCATCGGCCGACCCGTCACACTGGCGGAGCTTGAAGCCGAACCGGTGCTGCGCAATTCCGAACTGGGTTACTACACCAACTTCATGAACCTGCTCGACTACGCCGCCATCGCAGTGCCCAGCGGCTTTATGGACAATGGCCTGCCATGGGGCGTGACGCTGTTTGGGCGGGCATTTACCGATCAATATTTGTTGAGCGTGGCGGATGGCTTGCAGCGCCACCAAGGTTCGGCCGTGCCTGCGCCGACGACGGCGGCACGCAATGATCGCGCGCGACTGGTGGTGTGCGGCGCGCACCTGGATGGCCTGGCACTGAACTGGCAATTGAAGCGACGCGGCGCACGGCTGGTCGAAACCACCCAGAGTTCTTCGGACTATCAACTGTATGCATTGGCCGGCGGCCCGCCGTTTCGCCCGGGCATGGTTCGGGTGAAAGAAGGTGGCGTGGCAATTGCGGTGGAAGTGTGGGAGTTGCCGAGCAGCGAGTTGGGTTCGTTCCTGACCGCAATTCCCGCGCCACTGGGGCTGGGCAAGGTACAGCTGGCGGATGGTCGCTGGGAAAGCGGATTTATCTGTGAGGCTTATGGCTTGGAAGGGGCCGTGAATATCAGTCATCTTGGCGGCTGGCGCGCCTACCTGAAAACCCTCGGCTGAGCAGCC
The Pseudomonas sp. MYb327 DNA segment above includes these coding regions:
- the atzF gene encoding allophanate hydrolase, whose product is MNIDLQLDALRNAYRDGSTTPRQLLLSLRDKAAALNPDYHLFIHLLSVEELEPYLAALDGRDLDSLPLYGVPFAIKDNIDLAGIPTTAACPAYAYVPERSATIVEQLLALGAIPLGKTNLDQFATGLNGSRSPYGVCPNSVLPEYPSGGSSAGSSLAVALGVASFSLGTDTAGSGRVPAALNNLVGMKASKGLISTAGVVPACRTLDCVTTFTATAREASQLLALTAHLDPRDAYSRSNPLWNDGSAFGVPRPFRFGVPRAQDLEFFGCAEGPLLFTDAIDQLKALGGEAVELDLSPFLEAARLLYEGPWVAERYSVAGELMEKNPEAVLPVIRAVLAKAPAVNGVQTFRAQYRLQALKALCDQALQDLDCVVTPTIGRPVTLAELEAEPVLRNSELGYYTNFMNLLDYAAIAVPSGFMDNGLPWGVTLFGRAFTDQYLLSVADGLQRHQGSAVPAPTTAARNDRARLVVCGAHLDGLALNWQLKRRGARLVETTQSSSDYQLYALAGGPPFRPGMVRVKEGGVAIAVEVWELPSSELGSFLTAIPAPLGLGKVQLADGRWESGFICEAYGLEGAVNISHLGGWRAYLKTLG